Proteins from a genomic interval of Pseudomonas silesiensis:
- a CDS encoding MFS transporter, which produces MIPSQSSRMAPAIGTAGGIGDKIRGAMAVGKTRWGMLALVFFATTLNYIDRAALGVMQPILAKEMSWTAMDYANINFWFQVGYAIGFVLQGRLIDRVGVKRVFFCAVLLWSLATGAHGLATSAVGFMVCRFILGLTEAANYPACVKTTRLWFPAGERAVATGIFNAGTNVGAMFTPMLLPLILQVWGWQAAFLCMASLGGIWLVFWGLKYFNPEDHPSVKQSELDYIQNEVEPEQTRVPFSRILRMRGTWAFALAYSMTAPVFWFYLYWLPPFLNQQYNLGINVTQMGIPLIIIYLTADFGSVGGGILSSFLIGRGMNPIKARLLSMFLFACCIIGVIMAAGSSNLWVAVAAISLAIGAHQAWTANIWSLVMDYTPKHMMSTVFGFGGMCAAIGGMFMTQLVGHILTITNNNYTVLFTMIPAMYFIALIWMYFMAPRKIPTVTD; this is translated from the coding sequence ATGATTCCTTCTCAGAGTTCACGCATGGCTCCGGCCATCGGCACCGCCGGCGGCATCGGCGACAAGATCCGCGGCGCCATGGCGGTCGGCAAAACCCGTTGGGGCATGCTGGCGCTGGTGTTTTTCGCCACCACCCTTAACTACATCGACCGCGCCGCACTGGGCGTGATGCAGCCGATCCTGGCCAAGGAAATGAGCTGGACGGCGATGGACTACGCCAACATCAACTTCTGGTTCCAGGTCGGTTATGCCATCGGTTTCGTGCTGCAAGGCCGGTTGATCGACCGGGTCGGCGTGAAGCGTGTGTTCTTCTGCGCGGTATTGCTCTGGAGCCTGGCCACGGGTGCTCATGGCCTGGCCACATCGGCGGTCGGTTTCATGGTCTGCCGCTTCATCCTGGGCCTGACCGAAGCCGCCAACTATCCGGCCTGCGTGAAAACCACGCGGTTGTGGTTCCCGGCCGGCGAACGCGCCGTGGCCACCGGCATCTTCAATGCCGGCACCAACGTCGGTGCGATGTTCACGCCGATGCTGTTGCCGCTGATCCTCCAAGTGTGGGGCTGGCAGGCAGCGTTCCTGTGCATGGCGTCACTGGGCGGCATCTGGTTGGTGTTCTGGGGCTTGAAGTACTTCAACCCGGAGGATCACCCAAGCGTTAAACAATCGGAACTGGACTACATCCAGAACGAAGTCGAACCGGAACAGACCCGCGTGCCGTTCTCGAGAATCCTGCGCATGCGTGGCACCTGGGCCTTCGCTCTCGCCTACTCGATGACCGCGCCGGTGTTCTGGTTCTACCTCTACTGGCTGCCGCCGTTCCTGAATCAGCAATACAACCTGGGGATCAACGTGACCCAGATGGGTATCCCGCTGATCATCATCTACCTGACCGCCGACTTCGGCAGCGTCGGCGGCGGAATACTCTCCTCGTTCCTGATTGGCCGCGGAATGAACCCGATCAAGGCGCGACTGCTGTCCATGTTCCTGTTCGCCTGCTGCATCATCGGCGTGATCATGGCGGCAGGCTCCAGCAATCTGTGGGTTGCCGTGGCCGCCATTTCCCTGGCCATCGGTGCGCACCAGGCCTGGACGGCGAACATCTGGAGCCTGGTCATGGACTACACGCCCAAGCACATGATGAGTACGGTATTCGGTTTCGGCGGCATGTGCGCCGCCATCGGCGGGATGTTCATGACCCAACTGGTCGGCCACATCCTGACCATCACCAACAACAATTACACCGTGCTGTTCACCATGATTCCGGCGATGTACTTCATCGCGCTGATCTGGATGTATTTCATGGCGCCGCGCAAGATTCCTACCGTCACTGATTAA
- a CDS encoding GNAT family N-acetyltransferase codes for MEPILQLESARLLLRQWRDEDLPAFAAMCADPQVMRYFPAPLSRLQSAALIGRIRGHFAEHGFGLWALERKDTGAFIGFTGLGVVGFDAPFTPATEIGWRLAREHWGLGYASEAAWTALRCGFDRLALDEVVSFTTDTNMPSQKVMQAIGMHHDSADDFEHPKLACDHPLRHHVLYRITREQWLQTLHG; via the coding sequence ATGGAGCCGATACTGCAACTCGAGAGCGCGCGACTGTTGTTGCGGCAATGGCGTGACGAAGATTTGCCAGCGTTTGCGGCGATGTGCGCCGATCCGCAGGTGATGCGCTATTTTCCGGCACCCTTGAGTCGACTGCAAAGTGCTGCGCTGATCGGACGGATTCGGGGGCACTTTGCCGAGCATGGTTTCGGTCTCTGGGCGCTGGAGCGCAAGGACACCGGCGCCTTTATCGGGTTTACCGGCTTGGGGGTGGTCGGCTTCGACGCGCCATTTACCCCTGCCACCGAAATCGGCTGGCGCCTGGCTCGGGAGCATTGGGGCCTGGGCTACGCCAGTGAAGCGGCGTGGACCGCTCTGCGCTGCGGCTTTGACCGGTTGGCGCTGGATGAAGTCGTGTCCTTCACCACTGATACCAATATGCCTTCGCAAAAGGTCATGCAGGCTATCGGCATGCACCATGATTCAGCCGATGATTTCGAGCATCCGAAACTCGCATGCGATCATCCCCTGCGTCACCATGTTCTTTATCGCATCACCCGTGAGCAATGGCTGCAAACCTTGCATGGATAA
- a CDS encoding neutral zinc metallopeptidase, which produces MLWKKGRRSDNVVDARGDDVGGGGGMRFGGGKGLSLTAIVLIVGIGWLTGQDPMQILGQLTGQMSEQSAPAPTQTRKAPPANDEGAEFVRSILGDTEDTWRQIFQQADRQYKDPTLILFSNRVNSACGLATSATGPFYCPADQKVYLDMSFFQEMSQRFSAAGDFAQAYVIAHEVGHHVQTLLGVSAKIQTARQQGRQMEGDGGLLVRQELQADCLAGVWAHNAQQRLNWLEPGDIEEALNAANAIGDDRLQQQGQGRVVPDSFTHGTSAQRVRWFKTGFAQGQVGQCDTFAAKNL; this is translated from the coding sequence ATGCTATGGAAAAAAGGTCGACGCAGCGACAACGTGGTCGATGCCCGGGGCGATGATGTCGGCGGTGGTGGCGGGATGCGTTTCGGTGGCGGCAAGGGCCTGAGCCTGACGGCGATCGTGCTGATCGTCGGGATCGGCTGGCTCACTGGCCAGGACCCCATGCAGATCCTCGGGCAGCTCACCGGGCAGATGAGCGAACAATCGGCGCCGGCTCCGACGCAAACCCGCAAGGCGCCACCGGCCAATGATGAAGGGGCCGAATTCGTGCGCTCGATCCTTGGCGATACCGAAGACACCTGGCGGCAGATTTTCCAGCAGGCCGACCGTCAATATAAGGACCCGACCCTGATACTGTTCAGCAACCGCGTCAACTCGGCATGCGGCCTGGCGACTTCGGCGACCGGTCCGTTTTATTGCCCGGCGGATCAGAAGGTGTACCTGGACATGAGTTTCTTTCAGGAGATGTCGCAACGCTTTTCCGCGGCGGGGGATTTCGCGCAGGCCTACGTGATCGCTCACGAAGTCGGACACCACGTGCAGACCTTGCTTGGCGTATCGGCGAAAATTCAGACCGCTCGCCAACAAGGTCGGCAAATGGAAGGCGACGGTGGTTTGCTGGTGCGCCAGGAACTCCAGGCCGATTGCCTGGCCGGGGTCTGGGCCCATAATGCCCAGCAACGCCTGAACTGGCTGGAACCGGGCGATATCGAAGAAGCCTTGAACGCCGCCAACGCCATTGGCGACGACCGCCTGCAACAGCAAGGCCAGGGTCGCGTGGTGCCGGACTCGTTCACCCATGGTACGTCGGCGCAAAGAGTGCGCTGGTTCAAAACCGGATTCGCCCAGGGCCAGGTCGGCCAGTGCGATACCTTTGCTGCGAAAAACCTGTGA
- a CDS encoding TIGR03862 family flavoprotein, translating to MTQPSTPLPPHVAIIGGGPAGLMAAEVLSQAGIKVDLYDGMPSVGRKFLLAGVGGMNITHSEAYPAFLSRYAERAPQIAPLLRSFGPDALCQWIHDLGIDTFVGSSGRVFPTDMKAAPLLRAWLKRLRDAGVVIHTRHRWLGWNSDGSLKVSCPDGEKTLQPDATLLALGGGSWSRLGSDGAWMLPLEQRGVELAPLQPSNCGFEVQAWSELMVGKFAGAPLKNIAIGLNDDVPRLGECVITATGIEGSLIYALSAPIREAINLDGSATVHLDLLPGKPVDKIEAALSKPRGSRSMAKHLHSQLGLDGVKAALLREVTAAECFADPAMLARAIKALPLTLVKTRPLDEAISSAGGVLFESMDERLMLKQLPGVFCAGEMLDWEAPTGGYLLTACFASGRAAGLGMVEWLQRKA from the coding sequence ATGACTCAGCCCTCGACTCCCCTCCCCCCTCACGTCGCCATCATCGGCGGCGGCCCCGCCGGCCTGATGGCGGCTGAAGTGCTGAGCCAGGCCGGGATCAAGGTCGACCTCTACGACGGCATGCCTTCGGTCGGGCGAAAATTCCTGCTGGCCGGTGTCGGGGGCATGAACATCACCCACTCCGAAGCCTACCCGGCGTTTCTTTCGCGCTACGCCGAACGGGCACCACAGATTGCGCCGCTGTTGCGCTCATTCGGCCCCGACGCACTGTGCCAATGGATTCATGACCTGGGCATCGACACCTTCGTCGGCAGCTCCGGCCGGGTGTTTCCAACCGACATGAAAGCCGCGCCGCTGCTGCGCGCCTGGCTCAAACGCCTGCGAGACGCTGGAGTAGTTATCCACACCCGCCATCGCTGGCTCGGCTGGAACAGCGATGGCAGTCTGAAAGTGTCCTGCCCCGACGGTGAAAAAACCCTTCAACCAGACGCCACGTTGCTGGCCCTGGGCGGCGGCAGCTGGTCGCGCCTCGGTTCGGACGGCGCCTGGATGCTGCCACTGGAACAGCGCGGCGTGGAACTGGCGCCGTTGCAACCGAGCAATTGCGGCTTTGAAGTGCAGGCCTGGAGCGAGTTGATGGTCGGAAAATTCGCCGGCGCGCCGCTGAAAAATATCGCTATCGGGCTTAATGACGACGTCCCACGGCTCGGGGAATGCGTGATTACCGCGACGGGTATTGAAGGCAGCCTGATCTATGCCCTGTCAGCGCCGATCCGCGAAGCCATCAACCTGGATGGCTCGGCGACTGTTCATCTCGACCTGCTGCCGGGCAAGCCTGTGGATAAGATTGAAGCGGCGCTGAGCAAACCACGTGGTTCGCGCTCAATGGCCAAACACCTGCACAGTCAGCTCGGGCTCGATGGGGTGAAAGCGGCGTTGTTGCGAGAGGTGACGGCAGCCGAATGCTTCGCTGATCCGGCAATGCTGGCCAGAGCGATCAAGGCGTTGCCACTGACCTTGGTGAAAACCCGTCCACTGGACGAGGCCATCAGTAGCGCCGGTGGGGTGCTGTTCGAATCGATGGATGAGCGTTTGATGCTCAAGCAGTTGCCTGGCGTGTTCTGCGCCGGGGAGATGCTGGATTGGGAAGCGCCGACGGGTGGCTATCTGCTGACCGCGTGTTTCGCCAGTGGGCGGGCGGCTGGGTTGGGGATGGTGGAGTGGTTGCAGCGCAAGGCTTGA
- a CDS encoding IclR family transcriptional regulator, producing the protein MAGSQIERVFSVLESLTSDPRGVPMQTLAEELDIPKSATHRLLAELIRLGYVRQNPENLRYHLSTKLVAMGFRYLSSSGADIVQPVLDRLAQETGELVRLGVIEGERQTWIAKSQGARSGLRYDPDMGRDAPLFYTASGHAWLASMSDAEALSLVERQGSDRPEESGPNAPRSNIELLERLRLAREQGYAWVEESSAVGTSAIAAVVRHPGDGRVIGVLSIAGPSARMPGARLHELAPLLLKYAEELAAASQASELFS; encoded by the coding sequence ATGGCCGGCAGTCAGATCGAACGTGTTTTCAGTGTGTTGGAAAGCCTTACCAGCGACCCTCGCGGTGTGCCGATGCAAACGCTGGCAGAGGAGCTGGATATCCCCAAAAGCGCGACCCATCGTCTGCTCGCCGAACTCATACGGCTGGGCTACGTGCGGCAGAATCCGGAGAACTTGCGTTATCACCTGTCCACCAAACTGGTGGCCATGGGCTTCCGTTATCTGTCGAGCAGTGGTGCCGATATCGTGCAGCCGGTGCTCGATCGCCTGGCTCAGGAAACCGGTGAACTGGTGCGCCTTGGTGTCATCGAAGGTGAGCGACAGACCTGGATCGCAAAATCCCAAGGTGCCCGTTCCGGTCTGCGATACGACCCGGACATGGGTCGTGATGCGCCACTGTTTTATACCGCGTCGGGGCATGCGTGGCTGGCGAGCATGAGCGATGCCGAAGCCTTGTCTTTAGTGGAGCGCCAGGGCAGTGACCGCCCTGAAGAATCGGGGCCGAACGCACCGCGCTCCAACATCGAGTTGCTGGAGCGGCTGCGGCTGGCGCGGGAACAGGGTTATGCCTGGGTCGAGGAGAGTTCGGCGGTGGGGACGTCGGCGATTGCGGCGGTGGTAAGGCACCCGGGCGATGGGCGGGTGATCGGGGTGTTGAGTATTGCCGGTCCGAGTGCGCGGATGCCGGGGGCGCGTTTGCATGAGCTGGCGCCGTTGTTGTTGAAGTACGCCGAGGAGTTGGCCGCGGCGAGTCAGGCGTCCGAGTTGTTCAGTTAA
- a CDS encoding histone deacetylase — translation MPLPLIYHEDYSPEFPADHRFPMDKFRLLRDHLVDSGLTRDTDLLRPELCPPEILALAHDPAYIERYMGGELSREDQRRLGLPWSEALARRTVRAVGGSLLAAEQALEHGLACHLAGGTHHAHYDHPAGFCIFNDLAVISHFLLESGRVNRVLIFDCDVHQGDGTARILHNTPEAITVSLHCEKNFPARKAESDWDIPLPMGMGDVDYLKVVDDALNYLLPLYRPDLVLYDAGVDVHKDDALGYLKLTDEGVAARDESVMRHCLGRDIPVVGVIGGGYSKDRKALARRHGILHHSAQRVWQSSGCH, via the coding sequence ATGCCCCTGCCGTTGATCTACCACGAAGACTACAGCCCCGAGTTCCCGGCGGATCACCGCTTCCCCATGGACAAGTTTCGCCTGCTGCGCGATCACCTGGTGGACAGCGGACTGACCCGGGACACCGACCTGCTGCGCCCGGAGCTCTGCCCGCCAGAGATTCTCGCCCTCGCTCATGACCCTGCGTATATCGAACGCTACATGGGCGGCGAGTTGTCCCGCGAAGACCAGCGGCGTCTCGGCCTGCCCTGGAGCGAAGCCCTGGCCCGGCGCACGGTGCGGGCGGTTGGCGGTTCCCTGCTGGCGGCCGAGCAGGCGCTGGAACATGGCTTGGCCTGTCATCTGGCGGGCGGCACCCACCATGCACACTACGACCATCCCGCCGGGTTCTGCATTTTCAATGACCTGGCGGTGATCAGCCATTTCCTCCTGGAAAGTGGTCGTGTGAATCGGGTGCTGATCTTCGACTGCGATGTGCATCAGGGTGACGGGACTGCACGAATCCTGCACAACACGCCGGAGGCCATCACCGTTTCCCTGCACTGCGAAAAGAATTTTCCTGCACGCAAGGCTGAAAGCGATTGGGACATTCCCCTGCCGATGGGCATGGGCGACGTCGATTACCTGAAGGTCGTGGACGATGCGCTCAACTATTTGCTGCCGCTCTACCGGCCTGATCTGGTGCTGTATGACGCCGGCGTCGATGTGCACAAGGATGACGCACTCGGCTACCTGAAGCTGACAGACGAAGGGGTCGCCGCTCGCGATGAAAGCGTGATGCGGCATTGCCTGGGCCGGGATATTCCAGTGGTCGGGGTAATTGGTGGCGGCTACAGCAAGGACCGCAAGGCTTTGGCGCGCCGTCATGGGATCCTGCATCACAGCGCCCAAAGGGTCTGGCAGTCATCAGGTTGTCATTGA
- a CDS encoding neutral zinc metallopeptidase, which yields MLWNKARRSDNVNDTRKGKDARTLTRKTLGAGLAVVALASAGLYSTLGTTPDEALLTSSNTLNPPDVALSTDSEDLQLKFVQSVLGDTEDTWKQLFAQTGRHYPEPTLTLFDNGVVSGCGYASTASGPFYCPGNQQLYLDLAFFAELEQEFAVVGDFARAYIIAHEIGHHVQIELGLSEPFEKALLDQRPVTGDGGLEVRAELQADCLAGVWAHHAQQRLDWMEPGDIEAALHAAAVFGDDYLQRSANDVPRPETFSHGTSQQRANWFKTGFATGRTDACDTFAAEDL from the coding sequence ATGTTATGGAACAAGGCTAGACGTAGCGACAACGTGAATGACACTCGCAAGGGCAAGGATGCCCGCACACTTACACGGAAAACCCTGGGCGCCGGACTGGCCGTCGTCGCACTGGCCAGCGCAGGACTTTATTCGACACTGGGTACGACACCGGACGAGGCCCTCCTCACCTCTTCCAACACCCTGAACCCGCCCGACGTTGCCCTTTCGACTGACAGCGAGGACCTGCAACTGAAATTCGTCCAGTCAGTCCTGGGCGACACCGAAGACACCTGGAAACAACTTTTTGCCCAGACGGGACGGCATTATCCGGAGCCCACGCTGACGCTGTTCGACAATGGCGTGGTCTCGGGATGCGGTTACGCCAGCACTGCCAGTGGTCCGTTCTACTGTCCGGGCAACCAGCAGCTGTACCTCGACCTGGCGTTCTTCGCCGAGCTGGAGCAGGAGTTTGCAGTGGTCGGTGACTTCGCGCGGGCTTACATCATCGCCCACGAAATCGGCCATCACGTGCAAATCGAGCTGGGACTGTCCGAACCCTTCGAGAAGGCCTTGCTGGACCAGCGACCCGTCACCGGCGATGGCGGCCTGGAAGTGCGTGCGGAGTTGCAGGCCGATTGCCTGGCCGGCGTCTGGGCGCACCATGCGCAACAACGCCTGGACTGGATGGAACCTGGCGATATCGAAGCCGCCTTGCATGCCGCGGCAGTGTTCGGGGACGACTACCTGCAACGCTCCGCAAATGACGTACCCCGCCCGGAGACGTTCAGTCACGGCACTTCGCAGCAGCGCGCGAACTGGTTCAAAACCGGTTTCGCCACCGGCCGGACCGACGCTTGCGACACCTTCGCCGCCGAGGACCTTTAA
- a CDS encoding HAD family hydrolase has translation MNLAEVRHWVFDMDGTLTVAVHDFAAIRVALAIPAEDDILTHLAALPADEAAAKHAWLLEHERDLALGSTAAPGAVALVRELAGRGYRLGILTRNARELAHVTLEAIGLADCFAVEDVLGRDEAPPKPHPGGLLKLAEAWNVPASEMVMVGDYRFDLDCGRAAGARTVLVNLPDNPWPELTDWHAVDCGVLRQMLSA, from the coding sequence ATGAACCTGGCCGAGGTGCGGCACTGGGTGTTCGACATGGACGGCACCCTGACAGTGGCGGTGCATGACTTCGCGGCAATCCGCGTGGCGTTGGCGATCCCTGCCGAAGACGACATCCTGACCCACCTCGCCGCGCTGCCGGCCGATGAGGCGGCGGCCAAGCATGCCTGGTTGCTGGAACACGAACGCGACCTGGCGTTGGGTTCGACAGCGGCGCCGGGTGCGGTGGCGCTGGTGCGAGAGCTGGCCGGACGGGGTTATCGCCTGGGCATTCTCACGCGCAATGCCCGTGAGCTGGCGCACGTCACGCTGGAGGCGATCGGTCTGGCCGACTGCTTCGCGGTGGAGGATGTCCTGGGCCGCGATGAAGCGCCACCCAAGCCTCATCCGGGCGGTTTGCTGAAACTGGCCGAGGCCTGGAACGTACCGGCGAGCGAGATGGTGATGGTTGGTGACTACCGCTTCGATCTGGATTGCGGCCGCGCGGCCGGGGCGCGGACGGTGCTGGTGAATCTGCCGGATAATCCGTGGCCGGAGTTGACTGATTGGCATGCGGTGGATTGTGGGGTGTTGCGGCAAATGCTTTCGGCTTGA
- a CDS encoding alpha/beta hydrolase, with protein MKTWLLALLFTCASTQAAEHGVKELSPGRLLLTSGEIAVGIGPAPTKIERVLIIIHGRQRNAETYRQTAERAAEQTGQSATTLVIAPQFLNESDIALHPVADSVLRWKGNDWMAGGVSTAPFNLSAYAALDEVVARIGDRLQFPDVKQVVIVGHSGGAQVVQRYALLGHDQPELKAAGVQVRYVVANPSSYAYFDERRPVAFSHAGCPDFNRWKYGLADLPAYAEGRTPAQLKESYAQRDIVYLLGQQDTDPNHPALDKRCEAKAQGPNRLARGRYYFEYLKRLYPQGMSQQLIEVPGVGHDGDGMFNSPEGQKALFGQ; from the coding sequence ATGAAAACGTGGCTGCTGGCCCTGCTGTTCACCTGCGCAAGTACCCAGGCTGCCGAGCATGGGGTCAAGGAACTCAGCCCCGGTCGCCTGCTGTTGACCTCGGGTGAGATCGCAGTGGGCATCGGCCCGGCACCGACGAAGATCGAACGGGTGTTGATCATCATCCATGGCCGCCAGCGCAATGCCGAAACCTATCGCCAGACTGCGGAACGCGCGGCTGAACAGACAGGACAAAGCGCGACCACCCTGGTGATTGCCCCCCAGTTTCTCAATGAGTCCGACATCGCACTTCACCCTGTGGCTGACAGCGTATTGCGCTGGAAAGGCAATGACTGGATGGCTGGCGGCGTGTCCACCGCTCCGTTTAACCTGAGCGCTTACGCTGCACTCGACGAAGTCGTCGCCCGAATCGGCGATCGTCTACAGTTTCCCGATGTGAAGCAGGTCGTTATCGTCGGTCACTCCGGTGGCGCCCAAGTGGTTCAGCGCTATGCCTTGCTCGGCCACGATCAGCCCGAGCTCAAGGCGGCTGGCGTGCAGGTGCGTTACGTCGTCGCCAATCCGTCTTCTTATGCGTACTTCGATGAACGTCGGCCCGTGGCGTTCAGTCATGCCGGTTGCCCGGATTTCAATCGCTGGAAGTACGGGCTGGCGGATCTACCCGCCTATGCCGAGGGGCGAACGCCTGCACAGTTGAAGGAAAGCTACGCCCAGCGTGACATCGTTTATCTACTGGGGCAGCAGGACACCGACCCCAATCATCCGGCGCTGGATAAACGGTGTGAGGCAAAAGCCCAGGGGCCGAATCGATTGGCTCGCGGGCGCTATTATTTTGAGTATCTGAAGCGGCTGTATCCTCAGGGGATGAGTCAGCAGCTGATCGAAGTGCCCGGGGTTGGGCATGATGGGGATGGGATGTTCAATTCGCCTGAGGGGCAAAAGGCATTGTTCGGTCAGTGA
- a CDS encoding DMT family transporter, producing MTLSTPLSGVNQPFKGIMLIVVATFLFSSHDALSKFLSGFYPIIMVVWARYLVHTLLMAGIFLPQSGLSVLRTRRPLLQLLRALCLLGTSLFFTTGLQYIPLAEATAVNFLAPVLVTALSVPLLGEHVTRGQWIAVICGFIGVVIIVHPGGDLFTPAVLLPLCSALFFCFYQLLTRKLSSIDSPTTSNFFAGLCNTLVMSALVPFFWQVPSLGHGFMMVALGACGMTAHLFLTQAFRYAAPALLAPFGYCQIVFAGLLGWLLFAHTPTLTTVIGIAVICCSGLAAAWQQSRR from the coding sequence ATGACCCTCAGCACCCCGCTTTCCGGCGTCAATCAGCCCTTCAAGGGGATCATGCTGATCGTTGTCGCGACCTTTCTGTTTTCCAGCCATGACGCGTTGTCGAAATTTCTTTCAGGGTTCTACCCGATCATCATGGTGGTCTGGGCCCGATATCTGGTTCACACCTTGTTGATGGCCGGGATTTTTCTGCCGCAATCCGGGTTGAGTGTCCTGCGAACCAGGCGGCCGTTATTGCAGTTGCTCAGGGCATTGTGCCTGCTGGGCACCAGTTTGTTTTTCACCACCGGTTTGCAGTACATCCCTCTGGCCGAAGCCACGGCAGTCAACTTTCTTGCCCCGGTACTGGTGACCGCACTGTCGGTGCCGTTGCTGGGCGAGCACGTCACCCGTGGCCAATGGATCGCGGTGATATGCGGATTTATCGGCGTTGTGATCATTGTCCACCCCGGTGGGGATCTGTTCACGCCAGCCGTGTTGTTGCCGCTCTGCTCGGCGCTGTTTTTCTGCTTCTATCAATTGCTCACCCGCAAGCTCAGTAGTATCGACAGCCCCACCACCAGCAACTTCTTCGCCGGCCTGTGCAACACCCTGGTGATGAGCGCGCTGGTGCCGTTCTTCTGGCAAGTGCCGAGCCTTGGGCATGGTTTCATGATGGTGGCACTGGGGGCTTGCGGGATGACGGCGCATCTGTTTCTGACCCAGGCTTTCCGTTACGCCGCACCCGCCCTGCTGGCGCCGTTCGGCTATTGTCAGATTGTCTTTGCCGGGTTGCTGGGCTGGTTGCTGTTTGCCCACACGCCGACCCTGACCACCGTGATCGGGATCGCGGTCATTTGCTGCAGCGGGTTGGCGGCGGCCTGGCAACAGAGTCGTCGGTAA
- the tesB gene encoding acyl-CoA thioesterase II → MSQVLDDLVDLLTLEPIEENLFRGRSQDLGFRQLFGGQVLGQSLSAASQTVEEARHVHSMHGYFLRPGDAGLPVVYQVDRVRDGGSFSTRRVTAIQKGNPIFTCSASFQYDEEGFQHQSEMPTVVGPENLPSELELTQQRAHLIPEHMREKLLCPKPIEFRPVTEEDPYNPHPSDPVKYVWFRADGALADSPALHKYLLAYASDFGLLTTSMQPHGKSVWHKDMQVASLDHALWFHADLRADDWLLYAMDSPWAGNSRGFSRGSVFNRAGQLVASVTQEGLIRHRKDWA, encoded by the coding sequence ATGAGCCAAGTGTTGGATGATCTGGTCGACTTGCTGACCCTGGAGCCGATCGAAGAAAACCTGTTTCGTGGTCGTAGCCAGGACCTGGGTTTTCGTCAGCTGTTTGGTGGCCAGGTGCTCGGTCAGTCGCTGTCGGCGGCCAGCCAGACCGTTGAAGAAGCGCGCCATGTGCATTCGATGCACGGTTATTTCCTGCGTCCGGGCGATGCCGGGTTGCCGGTGGTGTATCAGGTTGACCGGGTGCGTGACGGCGGCAGCTTCAGCACGCGTCGGGTCACGGCGATCCAGAAGGGCAACCCGATCTTCACCTGCAGTGCTTCGTTTCAGTACGACGAAGAAGGTTTCCAGCACCAGAGCGAGATGCCGACTGTGGTCGGTCCGGAAAACCTGCCGTCGGAACTGGAACTCACCCAGCAGCGCGCGCACCTGATCCCTGAACACATGCGTGAAAAATTGCTGTGCCCGAAACCGATCGAGTTCCGGCCGGTAACCGAGGAAGATCCCTACAACCCGCATCCGTCCGATCCGGTCAAGTACGTCTGGTTTCGCGCCGACGGTGCCTTGGCCGATTCCCCGGCGCTGCATAAATACCTGCTGGCCTACGCCTCGGACTTCGGTCTGCTGACCACCTCGATGCAGCCCCATGGCAAGTCGGTCTGGCACAAGGATATGCAGGTGGCCAGCCTCGATCACGCCCTGTGGTTCCATGCCGATCTGCGCGCCGATGACTGGTTGCTGTACGCGATGGACAGCCCGTGGGCGGGCAATTCCCGTGGCTTTTCCCGTGGCAGCGTGTTCAATCGCGCCGGGCAACTGGTGGCTTCGGTCACCCAGGAAGGCCTGATTCGTCACCGCAAGGATTGGGCATGA